Below is a genomic region from Rhizobium sp. 9140.
CCCAGATCGCCAATCCCACGGATCTGCTGGGTCCCCAGGCACAATCGCCGATCGATGCCGCGCGACGCGGACAGGTCATCGACGACTACAGGGGCATCAGTTCAAGCCCGGACACCACGATCTCCATCACGACCAACTGACGCAGCAGACGCGTCGCGGGGCACCACATGAGCGCCATTGATTACAAGATCGAGAGCCTGAGCGGCGAGGCGGCCGCACCGGCCGAAGTCGTCCTGCCGCAGGACATCGAGCACCTGCGTCCGCTGCCCCGCATCTCCATCCATGCCTTCTGCGAGACCGAGGCCGTGCAGCGCAGTCTGGAGCGCTGCGGGCAGGACCGGCGCATGGCAAAGGTCGGCTTCCGCATCAACAGCGGCAATGTGGCGACGGCCGCCAACATGTTCTCCACGATGCCGACGCCGAACCTCATCATTCTCGAAACATCCTCCGAGCCCGGCGTCCTCATGCAGGAACTCGCCCCGCTCGCGCAGGTCTGCGATCCCACCACCAAGGTCATCCTCATCGGCCGCTACAACGATATCGGTCTCTATCGCGAGCTGATCCGCAACGGCATCTCCGAATATATGGTGGCGCCCGTCGCCATGTCCGACCTGATGGGCGCGATTTCCTCGATCTTCGTCGATCCCGAGGCCGAACCGCTCGGTCGCAATATCGCCTTCATCGGCGCCAAGGGCGGTGTCGGCTCGTCCACGCTGGCGCACAATTGCGCCTGGGGGATTTCGCATCTCTTTGCGACCGAGACGGTGCTTGCCGATCTCGATCTGCCCTATGGCACGGCCAATATCAATTTCGACCAGGATCCGCCGCAGGGCGTGGCCGAAGCCGTCTTTTCGCCGGAACGTCTCGACGAGGTCTTCCTCGACCGGCTTCTGACGAAATGCTCCGAGCATCTCTCGCTGCTGGCCGCCCCCTCCATGCTCGACCGCGCCTATGATTTCGACGGAAACGCCTTTCAGGCACTCGCTGAAATCCTGCAGCGCAATGCCCCGGTCTCCATCCTCGACGTGCCGCATACGTGGAACGAGTGGACGCGCAACATCGTCGGCGAGGCGGACGAGCTCGTCATCACCGCCGTTCCCGACCTTGCCAATCTTCGCAACGCCAAGAACCTGTTCGACAGCATCCGCAAGCTGCGCCCGAACGACAAGGCGCCGCATCTCGTTCTCAACCAGGTCGGCATGCCGAAGCGCCCCGAGATTTCCGTCGCCGACTTCTGCGAGTCGCTGGAAATCGAGGCGGCGGCGATCATTCCCTTCGATGCCGCGCTCTTCGGCACGGCGGCAAACAGCGGGCGCATGATCGGCGAGACCGACAAGAAGGCCCCGACAGCCGAAATCTTTTCCCAGCTGGCGCATCTGCTGACGGGCCGGGTCACGGCCAAAAAGCCCAAGAAAGCGGGTCTCGGCATGGTGCTCGGCCTTCTCGGCCGCAACTGAGCCGGAGAAGGGACGCGACGATGAGACGGGATCAGGTAAACAGCCATGTTTGGTAAACGCGGAAACGACAGCACCGGCCGGATACCGAGCCCGCCCCCTGTCATGGCCTCGCCGGCCGTGGCAGTGATGGAGCGGCCCACGGCTCCTCTGATTGCAGAAAGCGCCCGCGATGCAGCCGCTCTCGTTCGCCAGCCGGCACCACCGGCAGCGCGCAAGCGCGCGCCCCGCACGGAAGACTATTACGACACCAAGGCGCAGGTCTTCTCGGCGCTGATCGATACGATCGACCTGTCGCAGCTCGCCAAGCTCGATGGGGAAAGCGCGCGCGAAGAGATCCGCGATATCGTCAACGATATCATCACGATCAAGAACTTTGCCATGTCGATCTCCGAGCAGGAGGAACTGCTCGAGGATATCTGCAACGACGTTCTCGGCTACGGGCCGCTGGAGCCGCTGCTGGCCCGCGACGACATCGCCGACATCATGGTCAACGGCGCCGGGCAGACTTTTATCGAAGTCGATGGCAAGACGATCGAGAGCGACGTCCGCTTCCGCGACAATGCCCAGCTCCTGTCGATCTGCCAGCGTATCGTGTCCCAGGTCGGCCGGCGCGTCGATGAAAGCTCGCCCATCTGCGACGCGCGCCTGCCGGACGGCTCGCGCGTCAACGTCATCGCGCCGCCGCTCGCCATCGATGGCGCGGCGCTGACGATCCGCAAGTTCAAGAAGGACAAGCTCAAGCTCGACCAGCTCGTGCGCTTCGGGGCGATCACGCCGGAAGGCGCCGTCCTGCTCCAGATCATCGGCCGGGTCCGCTGCAACGTCGTCATCTCCGGCGGAACGGGCTCGGGCAAGACGACGCTCCTCAATTGCCTGACCGCCTATATCGATGCCAACGAACGCGTCATCACCTGCGAAGACACCGCCGAACTCCAGCTGCAGCAGCCGCATGTCGTGCGTCTCGAAACCCGTCCGCCCAATATCGAGGGCGAAGGCGAGATCACCATGCGCGATCTCATCAAGAACTG
It encodes:
- a CDS encoding CpaF family protein; translation: MFGKRGNDSTGRIPSPPPVMASPAVAVMERPTAPLIAESARDAAALVRQPAPPAARKRAPRTEDYYDTKAQVFSALIDTIDLSQLAKLDGESAREEIRDIVNDIITIKNFAMSISEQEELLEDICNDVLGYGPLEPLLARDDIADIMVNGAGQTFIEVDGKTIESDVRFRDNAQLLSICQRIVSQVGRRVDESSPICDARLPDGSRVNVIAPPLAIDGAALTIRKFKKDKLKLDQLVRFGAITPEGAVLLQIIGRVRCNVVISGGTGSGKTTLLNCLTAYIDANERVITCEDTAELQLQQPHVVRLETRPPNIEGEGEITMRDLIKNCLRMRPERIIVGEVRGAEVFDLLQAMNTGHDGSMGTIHANTPRECLARMESMIAMGGYTLPAKTVREIISGSIDIIIQAARLRDGSRRITHITEVVGMEGDVIITQDLMRYEIEGEDAVGKIVGRHKGSGIGRPHFWDRARYFNEDKRLAATLDTLNKE
- a CDS encoding AAA family ATPase, whose translation is MSAIDYKIESLSGEAAAPAEVVLPQDIEHLRPLPRISIHAFCETEAVQRSLERCGQDRRMAKVGFRINSGNVATAANMFSTMPTPNLIILETSSEPGVLMQELAPLAQVCDPTTKVILIGRYNDIGLYRELIRNGISEYMVAPVAMSDLMGAISSIFVDPEAEPLGRNIAFIGAKGGVGSSTLAHNCAWGISHLFATETVLADLDLPYGTANINFDQDPPQGVAEAVFSPERLDEVFLDRLLTKCSEHLSLLAAPSMLDRAYDFDGNAFQALAEILQRNAPVSILDVPHTWNEWTRNIVGEADELVITAVPDLANLRNAKNLFDSIRKLRPNDKAPHLVLNQVGMPKRPEISVADFCESLEIEAAAIIPFDAALFGTAANSGRMIGETDKKAPTAEIFSQLAHLLTGRVTAKKPKKAGLGMVLGLLGRN